In Solanum pennellii chromosome 7, SPENNV200, the following are encoded in one genomic region:
- the LOC107024561 gene encoding scarecrow-like protein 32: MNSTTIPLQNPSFFNNSQSSLAGALQGCIGSLDGACLEKLLLHCASALENNDVTLAQQVMWVLNNLASSNGDPNQRLTSWFLRALISRASRVYPNATNLHGSSNLERRLMSVTELAGYVDLIPWHRFGFCASNSVIYKAIERQTKVHILDFSITHCMQWPTLIDAIAKRPEGPPSLRISVPSWRPQVPPLLNVSSEEVGHRLANFAKFRDVPFEFHVIEDLNYEMFLSQLNPSTLQIRDDEALVVNCQNWLRYLHDDEQIKGALSSRDIFLDRVKDLNPCIVTIVDEDCDLGNLTTLTSRIATCFNYLWIPFDALETFLPKDSKQRLDYEADIGHKIENIIGFEGNQRIERLESCNKFSQRMENSGYMSVPFSEETIKEVKSLLDEHASGWGMKKEEHDMLVLTWKGHNSVYATSWVIVPPPHMDMSSL; this comes from the coding sequence ATGAACTCTACAACCATTCCCCTccaaaaccctagttttttcaACAACTCTCAAAGTTCTCTAGCAGGAGCACTACAAGGATGCATTGGGAGCCTTGATGGAGCATGTTTGGAGAAACTATTACTTCATTGTGCAAGTGCCTTAGAGAACAATGATGTAACTTTGGCTCAACAAGTCATGTGGGTGCTCAACAATTTGGCTTCTTCTAATGGAGATCCAAATCAAAGACTCACATCATGGTTCCTTAGGGCATTAATTTCAAGGGCTTCTAGGGTTTATCCTAATGCCACAAATTTACATGGAAGTAGTAACCTTGAAAGGAGATTAATGAGTGTGACTGAGCTAGCAGGGTATGTGGATCTCATCCCATGGCATAGATTTGGATTTTGTGCATCAAATAGTGTTATTTATAAGGCCATTGAAAGGCAAACAAAAGTTCACATATTAGATTTTAGTATCACTCATTGTATGCAATGGCCAACTCTCATTGATGCAATTGCTAAGAGGCCTGAGGGTCCTCCTTCTCTCCGAATATCGGTGCCTTCATGGAGACCACAAGTTCCTCCATTGCTCAATGTGTCAAGTGAAGAAGTTGGCCATCGTTTGGCAAATTTCGCGAAATTTAGAGATGTTCCTTTTGAATTCCATGTGATTGAAGACTTGAACTACGAGATGTTCTTGAGCCAACTGAATCCTTCAACTCTTCAAATTAGAGATGATGAAGCTTTGGTTGTGAATTGCCAGAATTGGTTAAGGTACTTACATGATGATGAACAAATTAAGGGTGCACTTTCGTCTCGCGACATATTTCTTGATAGGGTTAAGGATTTAAACCCTTGTATTGTGACTATTGTTGATGAAGATTGTGATTTGGGAAACTTAACTACTTTAACATCAAGAATTGCCACATGTTTCAACTATCTATGGATACCCTTTGATGCATTAGAGACATTTTTGCCTAAGGATAGTAAGCAAAGGCTAGATTATGAAGCTGATATTGGCCACAAAATTGAAAACATTATTGGATTTGAAGGGAACCAAAGGATAGAGAGATTAGAGAGTTGCAACAAGTTCTCACAAAGGATGGAAAATAGTGGTTACATGAGTGTACCTTTTAGTGAAGAAACAATAAAGGAAGTGAAGTCATTGTTGGATGAACATGCAAGTGGATGGGGCATGAAAAAAGAGGAACATGACATGCTTGTATTAACATGGAAAGGTCATAACTCTGTCTATGCAACATCTTGGGTCATAGTCCCACCACCCCATATGGACATGAGTagcttataa